One part of the Glycine max cultivar Williams 82 chromosome 14, Glycine_max_v4.0, whole genome shotgun sequence genome encodes these proteins:
- the LOC100798031 gene encoding transcriptional corepressor SEUSS, which yields MVPPGPPTPIGGAQPVPPSLLRSNSGMLGGQGGPVPSQTSFPSLVAQRNQFNNMNMLGNMSNVTSLLNQSFPNGIPNSGHGGPGNSQRSGGIDARAEADPLSGVGSGMNFGNQLQSNLMNPGSSGQGQGQQFSNASGSQMLPDQQHSQQLEPQNFQQHSQPSMQQFSAPLNAQQQQQQHFQSIRGGMGGVGQVKLESQVNNDQFGHQQQLPSRNLAQVKLEPQQLQTLRNMAPVKLEPQHNDQQFLHQQQQQQQQHQQQQQQQLLHMSRQSSQAAAAQMNHLLQQQRLLQYQQHQQQQQQLLKTMPQQRSPLSQQFQQQNMPMRSPVKPAYEPGMCARRLTHYMYQQQHRPEDNNIEFWRKFVAEYFAPNAKKKWCVSMYGSGRQTTGVFPQDVWHCEICNCKPGRGFEATAEVLPRLFKIKYESGTLEELLYVDMPREYHNSSGQIVLDYAKAIQESVFEQLRVVRDGQLRIVFSPDLKICSWEFCARRHEELIPRRLLIPQVSQLGVVAQKYQAFTQNATPNLSVPELQNNCNLFVASARQLAKALEVPLVNDLGYTKRYVRCLQISEVVNSMKDLIDYSRETRTGPMDSLAKFPRRTSGSSGLHSQAQQSEDQLQQQSQPPQHMVPHTSNGDQNSVQTAAMQIASSNGVTSVNNSVNAASASASNTTSTIVGLLHQNSMNSRQNSMNNASSPYGGSSVQIPSPGSSGNVPQAQPNQSPFQSPTPSSSNNPQTSHPAITSANHMGTANSPANITLQQQQTSLPAEADPSDAQSSVQKIIHEMMISSQMNGPGGMAGTGLLGNDMKNVNGILPGSNSTGLNSGSGLAGNGAVNSSNSGVGVGGYGTMGLGPSGMTNGMRPVMGHNSIMNGRGGMASLARDQVMNHQQDLSSQLLSGLGGVNGFSNLQFDWKPSP from the exons ATGGTGCCTCCTGGGCCACCCACGCCGATTGGTGGTGCCCAGCCTGTGCCGCCGTCTCTTTTGAGGTCGAATTCGGGAATGTTGGGGGGCCAAGGGGGCCCTGTGCCTTCACAAACTTCGTTCCCTTCGCTGGTGGCGCAGCGAAACCAGTTTAACAACATGAATATGCTAGGGAATATGTCTAATGTGACTTCCTTGCTGAATCAGTCTTTCCCGAATGGAATTCCAAATTCAGGGCATGGTGGCCCTGGGAACAGCCAGCGCAGCGGAGGCATTGATGCTAGGGCGGAAGCGGATCCACTATCTGGTGTTGGCAGTGGAATGAATTTTGGCAATCAGTTGCAATCAAATTTGATGAACCCTGGTTCATCTGGTCAAGGTCAGGGTCAACAGTTTTCAAATGCTTCTGGTAGTCAGATGTTGCCAGATCAACAGCATTCGCAGCAACTTGAACCTCAGAATTTCCAACAACATAGTCAGCCATCAATGCAACAGTTCTCTGCTCCTTTGAATgctcagcagcagcagcagcagcatttTCAGTCCATTCGAGGAGGGATGGGTGGTGTTGGGCAGGTGAAGTTGGAGTCGCAGGTAAACAATGATCAGTTTGGGCACCAGCAGCAGTTGCCGTCAAGGAATCTTGCTCAGGTGAAGTTGGAACCGCAACAACTTCAAACATTGAGAAATATGGCACCGGTGAAACTGGAGCCCCAGCATAATGATCAGCAGTTTTTGCATcagcaacaacagcagcagcagcagcatcaacaacaacaacagcaacaactgCTCCACATGTCAAGGCAATCCTCTCAGGCTGCTGCTGCTCAGATGAATCATCTTTTGCAGCAGCAGAGACTTTTGCAATATCAACAACATCAGCAGCAACAGCAGCAACTCCTGAAGACAATGCCTCAACAACGGTCCCCGCTATCACAGCAGTTTCAACAGCAAAATATGCCTATGAGGTCTCCTGTGAAACCAGCATATGAACCCGGGATGTGTGCTAGGCGGCTGACACATTACATGTATCAGCAGCAACATAGACCTGAA GATAACAATATTGAATTCTGGAGGAAATTTGTTGCTGAGTATTTTGCTCCAAATGCCAAAAAGAAGTGGTGTGTTTCCATGTATGGAAGTGGCAGACAAACTACTGGAGTTTTCCCTCAG GATGTATGGCACTGTGAAATATGTAATTGCAAACCTGGGCGTGGGTTTG AAGCAACTGCTGAGGTTCTTCCCAggcttttcaaaataaaatatgaaagtgGTACTTTGGAAGAGCTACTTTATGTTGACATGCCTCGGGAATATCATAATTCCTCTGGCCAGATTGTTCTAGATTATGCAAAAGCAATACAAGAAAGCGTTTTTGAGCAACTTCGTGTTGTTCGTGATGGTCAACTTCGAATAGTTTTCTCTCCAGACCTGAAG ATATGCTCTTGGGAATTTTGTGCTCGACGCCATGAAGAGCTCATCCCCAGAAGATTGTTAATACCTCAG GTTAGTCAACTTGGAGTAGTTGCTCAAAAATACCAGGCATTTACTCAAAATGCAACACCCAATTTATCCGTTCCAGAGTTACAAAATAATTGCAATCT GTTTGTTGCATCAGCCCGTCAGTTGGCAAAAGCTTTAGAAGTTCCATTGGTCAATGATTTAGGATATACAAAGAGATACGTGCGGTGCCTTCAG ATATCAGAAGTGGTAAATAGTATGAAAGACTTGATAGATTATAGCAGAGAAACCAGAACTGGTCCCATGG ATAGCTTAGCTAAATTCCCTCGTAGAACAAGTGGTTCATCTGGACTTCATAGTCAGGCACAACAGTCTGAAGATCAATTACAGCAGCAGTCACAGCCACCCCAGCATATGGTGCCCCATACTTCTAATGGTGATCAAAACTCTGTGCAAACTGCTGCTATGCAAATTGCTTCTAGCAATGGTGTGACAAGTGTAAATAATTCCGTCAATGCAGCATCTGCATCTGCATCAAACACCACAAGCACCATTGTTGGACTTCTCCACCAGAATTCTATGAATTCTAGACAAAATTCAATGAACAATGCAAGCAGCCCTTATGGAGGTAGTTCTGTTCAAATTCCATCCCCAGGTTCCTCTGGTAATGTACCACAAGCGCAGCCAAATCAATCCCCTTTTCAATCACCGACACCATCCTCATCTAACAACCCACAAACATCTCACCCTGCCATAACTTCTGCAAACCACATGGGTACAGCAAACTCACCAGCTAATATTACCTTGCAACAACAGCAGACATCTCTTCCTGCTGAAGCTGACCCTAGCGATGCCCAGAGCTCAGTCCAGAAAATCATTCATGAGATGATGATTTCTTCCCAGATGAATGGCCCAGGTGGAATGGCTGGCACTGGTTTGCTTGGAAATGACATGAAGAATGTAAACGGGATTCTACCAGGGAGTAACAGTACAGGGCTCAACAGTGGCAGTGGCCTGGCGGGTAATGGGGCTGTGAACAGTAGTAATTCAGGTGTTGGGGTTGGTGGATATGGCACAATGGGTCTTGGTCCATCTGGTATGACCAATGGAATGAGACCTGTAATGGGACATAATTCAATCATGAATGGAAGGGGAGGAATGGCATCTCTTGCGCGAGATCAAGTTATGAATCATCAACAGGATCTGTCAAGCCAACTACTTAGTGGGCTAGGAGGAGTAAATGGCTTTAGTAATCTTCAATTTGATTGGAAACCGTCTCCATGA